A DNA window from Brassica napus cultivar Da-Ae chromosome A4, Da-Ae, whole genome shotgun sequence contains the following coding sequences:
- the LOC106394566 gene encoding protein BRICK 1, with the protein MAKAGGGITNAVNVGIAVQADWENREFISHISLNVRRLFEFLVQFESTTKSKLASLNEKLDLLERRLEMLEVQVSTATANPSLFAT; encoded by the exons ATGGCGAAAGCAGGAGGAGGAATCACGAACGCAGTGAACGTAGGAATCGCTGTTCAAGCAGATTGGGAGAATCGTGAGTTCATCTCCCACATCTCCCTCAATGTTCGTCGCCTCTTCGAGTTCCTCGTCCAATTCG AGTCGACGACAAAGAGCAAATTGGCATCATTGAATGAGAAGTTGGATCTTCTGGAACGTCGCTTGGAGATGCTTGAGGTCCAAGTGAGTACCGCTACAGCTAATCCTTCTCTGTTTGCTACCTGA